The region TCACAAATTTATCTTCAATGATTGTAACTCCACTCACGCGTTTTAATACATCAGCGGTGTTTCTATCCGGTGTGCGTTTAATGGTTTCAGCAGATACACCATCGCTCACGCTGACATTGTTTTTTTGCATTAAAACTAAGGCGGCTGTATTTTCTTTGGCAATTTCAACCGTTACGGTAACTTCCTGTAAATTTTGCGAGGAAGAAGTTTCAAGCGGAACGTTTACGTTTGTCACATCATTCGCCTTCACCTCAATACCGGTTAATTTTTTTGTGTCGTAAGAAATATAACTGACAATAAGGGTTACTTTACCTACCGGTACATTATTTAAACTGAAATTACCATCAAAATCAGCACTCGCACCTTTGGTCGTTCCTTCAATTACCGCGGTAGCTCCCGGTAAAGTTTCACCGGTTTTAGCATCTATAATTTTTCCGGTAATTTTTCCGGTTTGTGAATAAGCTGTTATACTAATTAATAAAGTAAGCGCACTTAAAATCCTTTTCATTTGTTCCAATAATTATGGCACAAAAGACGGAACCTAGTTTAAGGATATCTTAACTTTAATGTTAAGCGAAGGTTAACAATATATACGGGGCATAAAAATTATTTAAAGTTTACTTAACATTTGAGCCTCTAATATAAATTAATTTAGTGCCGTCAAAAAGGAACTAATTATGAGTGAAGCATACAGAATATTATTGGTGGATGATGAAGAAGATATTCTGAATTTTTTATCGTACAATTTAAAAAAGGAAGGTTATGAAGTTTATACGGCTTTAAATGGGCACGACGGGATAGATCTTGCCAAAAAGAATAAACCACACCTTATTGTGCTCGACGTTATGATGCCTGAGATGGATGGTATCGAAACATGCAGAATACTCCGTGAAAATAAAGAAATTGGCAATACTTTAATTGTGTTTTTAAGTGCACGCAGCGAAGATTACACGCAAATAGCAGGTTTTGACTCGGGTGCTGATGATTATATCACTAAGCCGGTGAAGCCTAGAGTTTTTATTAGTCGTATTAAAGCATTGTTAAGACGTTTAGGATCTGATACCCCAAAAACTGAAAAGGTAATGGAGTTTGGAGACATTAAAGTGGATTTGGAAAAGTATATGGTTTACAAAAACCAAAATGAAATTATACTTCCAAAGAAGGAATTTAAATTACTGGAACTATTAGTGTCGAAGCCCGGGAAAGTATTCACCCGCGAATTCATTCTCGAAAAAATCTGGGGCGATGAGGTGGTTGTTGGCGATAGAACAATAGATGTTCACATCCGCAAACTCCGCGAAAAGTTAGGAGAAGAAAATATAAAAACCGTAAAAGGTGTAGGGTACAAGTTTGAATTTTGAATGCAATAAAAAAACCTCGGAGAATCTTCTCCGAGGTTTTTTTGTGTAATTTAAATTTTTTAGTGTTTTGCTAAGTAATCGGCAACACCTGAGTGGTCAGCTTTCATGCCTTCTTTGCCTTTGCTCCAATTAGCAGGACAAACTTCTCCGTTTTCTTCGTTAAACTGTAAAGCATCTAACATACGTAAAGCTTCATCCACGTTACGGCCTAATGGTAAATCGTTAATCAATAAGTGACGAACGTTTCCTTTTTTGTCAATTAAATACAAAGCACGATACGCAATCATTTCACTGCTTGCTACAAAATTATCGTTCTCGTCAATAGAGTAGTCGCCATTTAAACAACCGTAGTTAATTGAGATGGTTTTGTTTGTGTCGGCAACAATTGGATAAGTGATGCCTTTAATGCCACCAAACTTTTTATCCATTTGTAACCAGCCCCAGTGACTTTGTTCTGTATCGGTGCTACAGCCTACAATAGCACAACCGCGTTTTTCAAATTCCGCTAATTTTTCTTGAAATGCGTGTAATTCGGTTGGACAAACGAATGTAAAATCCTTAGGGTAGAAGAAGAAAATTACATACTTCTTACCTACATATTGATCCAATGAAAAATCGTTCACGATTTCGCCACCGTTAACAACAGCTGCTGCTTTAAACGACGGTGCTTTTTTTCCAATTAATGATGTCATTTTATTATGAGTTTTTAAGGTTACTAATTATCAATACAAAATTATTATTTACTTTGTTCATACGCTAAAAATTAAACTTAAATAATTGTAAAGAAATGAAAGCGCAAATAGGTCAACAAGCCCCTGATTTTAAACTCTTTAACACAAATAAGAAAGCTGTCAGCTTAAGTGAAATGAAAGGAAAAAACGTAGTTCTGTTGTTTTTCCCATTGGCTTTTACGAGCACCTGCACGGCAGAACTGTGTTCAACCCGCGACGATTTAAGTTTTTATAATAACATGAATGCAGAGGTTTTCGGAATTTCTATCGACTCATTATTTACCTTAAAGAAATTTAAAGAGGAATTGAATTTGAATTTCGAATTGTTGAGTGACTTTAATAAGGAAGCTTCACTCGCTTACGATTCGTTGTATGAAAGTTTTGTTTTCGATATGATTGGCGTTGGAAAGCGTTCGGCTTTTGTAATTGATAAGAATGGAATTATTCAGTATGCTGAGGTTTTAGAAGATGCGGGTAAAGTTCCGGATTTCACAGCCATTAAAAATTGCCTGTCTAATTTAAAATAATGCTTAAAGCGTATTTTGATAAGCATTTGATTGAAGCCGGTTGTGATGAAGCCGGAAGAGGTTGCTTGGCAGGTCCTGTTTTTGCGGCGGCTGTAATTTTACCAAAGGATTATAAAAACAAAATTTTAAACGACAGTAAACAACTTACCGATAAGGTTCGGTATGAATTACGCCCAATTATTGAAAAGGAAGCCCTCGCTTTTGCGGTTGTTCAAGTCAGTAATGTTGAAATCGACGAGATAAATATTTTAAACGGATCCATTACAGGCATGCAAAGAGCTGTTTCCCAATTAAAAATTCGTCCCGAACTTTTATTAATTGACGGGAATCGTTTTAAGCCCTACGATAACATCCCGCATCAATGCATTATTAAGGGTGATGCTAAATTCCTGAGCATTGCGGCCGCCAGTATATTAGCTAAAACTTACCGTGATGATTTTATGAAAGAGGCTGCACTAAAATATCCGGGTTATGCCTGGGAAAAAAATATGGGCTATCCAACAAAAGAACATCGTGAAGGCATCAAAAAACTCGGGCCAACGCCTCTGCACCGAACTTCTTTTCGCCTCTTGCCCGACCAATTGGAACTCGAATTCTGACAATTCACAGTGTCGGTTTAATAAGTACATGTTTTTACGCGAAAATCAAGCGCGCTATCCTTTAACTTAGATAGCTACTGTTTGATTTGAAAAAGTTTAAAACCATCTTTTTTTATGTGTTTGTTGCTGCCGGTTTAAGCGCGGCAGTGTGGGGTTATTTTTATTTAAAACAAAATAAAAAACCGGCCCTGAACGCACTCGATGTTTTGCCGCACGATGCAGTTTGTTTAGTAGAGGTGTCAGGATTTCATGAATTAACCAACAAGCTGATTAATCAAAATTTAATTTGGAACAGCTTAATTAACATCAGGCAAATTAAATCAATTGAATCACAAATTTCATATTTCGATTCGTTAACCACACAAGTAGAAAATTTTAAGGAGTTTTTCCGCGGCCGTAAAATAAACCTAGGCTTCTATAACGAAAACCAAAGTCTACGTTTATTAATGACGTTTAATTTACAAGAGCTGGCACAAGAGGAAGAGTTTCAAGATATATTGAAAGCGAATTTTAAATGCGAAGCTGGCACGGAAGGACAGCTGGAATTTTGGAAGGATCGTTTGCGTTATACAATACAAGTTTCAAACGGCGTAGTTGCAATTTCGGAGAGTGAGGCGTTGGTAAAAAAATGTTTTAATGCAGGAGAGAAAAAATTAAGTAAGGAGATTAAATTTATTCAATTGCGTAAAAATTTGGATGAGGATGATTTATGCAACGTTTATTTTAATTATGACTTACTTAAAAAGAGCCATCTTAAAATTAATACGAATCAGATTGCCTTAACAGGTGTGTCTGTCGCTAAGTTGGAAGTAACACCGGAGGCAATTGTTGCCAATGGATTTAATGATGCAGATACTTCTTCA is a window of Bacteroidota bacterium DNA encoding:
- a CDS encoding response regulator transcription factor; translation: MSEAYRILLVDDEEDILNFLSYNLKKEGYEVYTALNGHDGIDLAKKNKPHLIVLDVMMPEMDGIETCRILRENKEIGNTLIVFLSARSEDYTQIAGFDSGADDYITKPVKPRVFISRIKALLRRLGSDTPKTEKVMEFGDIKVDLEKYMVYKNQNEIILPKKEFKLLELLVSKPGKVFTREFILEKIWGDEVVVGDRTIDVHIRKLREKLGEENIKTVKGVGYKFEF
- a CDS encoding peroxiredoxin; translated protein: MTSLIGKKAPSFKAAAVVNGGEIVNDFSLDQYVGKKYVIFFFYPKDFTFVCPTELHAFQEKLAEFEKRGCAIVGCSTDTEQSHWGWLQMDKKFGGIKGITYPIVADTNKTISINYGCLNGDYSIDENDNFVASSEMIAYRALYLIDKKGNVRHLLINDLPLGRNVDEALRMLDALQFNEENGEVCPANWSKGKEGMKADHSGVADYLAKH
- a CDS encoding redoxin domain-containing protein, yielding MKAQIGQQAPDFKLFNTNKKAVSLSEMKGKNVVLLFFPLAFTSTCTAELCSTRDDLSFYNNMNAEVFGISIDSLFTLKKFKEELNLNFELLSDFNKEASLAYDSLYESFVFDMIGVGKRSAFVIDKNGIIQYAEVLEDAGKVPDFTAIKNCLSNLK
- a CDS encoding ribonuclease HII, which encodes MLKAYFDKHLIEAGCDEAGRGCLAGPVFAAAVILPKDYKNKILNDSKQLTDKVRYELRPIIEKEALAFAVVQVSNVEIDEINILNGSITGMQRAVSQLKIRPELLLIDGNRFKPYDNIPHQCIIKGDAKFLSIAAASILAKTYRDDFMKEAALKYPGYAWEKNMGYPTKEHREGIKKLGPTPLHRTSFRLLPDQLELEF